Proteins encoded by one window of Arachis ipaensis cultivar K30076 chromosome B04, Araip1.1, whole genome shotgun sequence:
- the LOC107638052 gene encoding uncharacterized protein LOC107638052 translates to MVKNPQADKVVRTVSMVAAITASYFLLTADYDCDPQPNVLEPVKKGIFSAESTVKEYFFGSKKEFQDNQIEKLDSNKEHP, encoded by the exons ATGGTTAAGAATCCACAAGCTGACAAGGTTGTTAGAACAGTATCCATGGTGGCAGCTATAACTGCTTCTTATTTCCTCTTAACTGCTGATTATGATTGTGATCCTCAACCCAATGTTCTTGAGCCT GTTAAgaagggaatattttcagcagaAAGTACCGTGAAAGAGTACTTTTTTGGATCCAAGAAAGAATTTCAAGATAACCAAATAGAGAAATTGGACAGCAACAAGGAGCATCCATAA
- the LOC107634996 gene encoding uncharacterized protein LOC107634996 isoform X2 — translation MEEPKAPETSPSPSSAAASSAPTTTQSSQLPPPSPPPTTTTTSGAAIPSSTKKRPLESDSYSNYYKIRALIRDLRPHFIQVIRTPDYKNSKESREIREQLKIVVKLYDDMKVEAVSLAKYKQDGQTQQEQQPQHMKSPEQIQVEITALAEEGQGTYVVGGSAFGWNFITFSGKEAVYYGRTKEQFRSTQVRTQ, via the exons ATGGAAGAACCAAAAGCACCTGaaacttctccttctccttcttctgccGCTGCTTCTTCTGCACCGACAACAACTCAAAGTTCACAACTTCCTCCTCCTtcaccaccaccaacaacaacaacaacgagTGGTGCTGCTATTCCTTCTTCAACGAAGAAGAGGCCTCTCGAATCTGATTCTTATTCCAACTACTACAAGATTCGCGCACTTATTCGAGACCTTCGCCCCCATTTCATCCAG GTTATCCGAACTCCAGACTACAAAAATAGCAAAGAATCCCGAGAAATTCGAGAAC aattgaagattgttGTGAAGTTATACGATGATATGAAAGTGGAAGCAGTTTCGTTGGCAAAGTATAAGCAAGATGGCCAAACACAGCAAGAGCAGCAGCCTCAACATATGAAGTCTCCGGAGCAGATTCAAGTTGAGA TTACGGCACTGGCTGAAGAAGGTCAAGGGACATATGTAGTTGGTGGATCGGCATTCGGCTGGAATTTCATCACCTTTTCAGGGAAGGAAGCTGTCTATTATGGTAGGACAAAGGAACAATTTCGATCGACACAAGTGAGGACTCAGTAG
- the LOC107634996 gene encoding uncharacterized protein LOC107634996 isoform X1: MEEPKAPETSPSPSSAAASSAPTTTQSSQLPPPSPPPTTTTTSGAAIPSSTKKRPLESDSYSNYYKIRALIRDLRPHFIQVIRTPDYKNSKESREIREQLKIVVKLYDDMKVEAVSLAKYKQDGQTQQEQQPQHMKSPEQIQVEKSFTSRASSEIKVTALAEEGQGTYVVGGSAFGWNFITFSGKEAVYYGRTKEQFRSTQVRTQ, from the exons ATGGAAGAACCAAAAGCACCTGaaacttctccttctccttcttctgccGCTGCTTCTTCTGCACCGACAACAACTCAAAGTTCACAACTTCCTCCTCCTtcaccaccaccaacaacaacaacaacgagTGGTGCTGCTATTCCTTCTTCAACGAAGAAGAGGCCTCTCGAATCTGATTCTTATTCCAACTACTACAAGATTCGCGCACTTATTCGAGACCTTCGCCCCCATTTCATCCAG GTTATCCGAACTCCAGACTACAAAAATAGCAAAGAATCCCGAGAAATTCGAGAAC aattgaagattgttGTGAAGTTATACGATGATATGAAAGTGGAAGCAGTTTCGTTGGCAAAGTATAAGCAAGATGGCCAAACACAGCAAGAGCAGCAGCCTCAACATATGAAGTCTCCGGAGCAGATTCAAGTTGAGAAATCATTCACCTCAAGGGCATCATCTGAAATTAAGGTTACGGCACTGGCTGAAGAAGGTCAAGGGACATATGTAGTTGGTGGATCGGCATTCGGCTGGAATTTCATCACCTTTTCAGGGAAGGAAGCTGTCTATTATGGTAGGACAAAGGAACAATTTCGATCGACACAAGTGAGGACTCAGTAG